The DNA sequence AGATGTGTATAAGAGACAGTCTCTACTCTGTCCGCACGAACCTAGGCCCTTATTCTGCCTATTTCCAACTTTTCAGCTTAAGCCCCACCCAGAACTTAAGCAACTTAGTTATTGAGTTAACTTCCTATTCGATCCAGGCCTGGGCCTTGGACACCGCCTTCTTCCAGCCCTTGTAGGCGTGCTCCCGCTTCTCGTCGGACATGATGGGGTCGAACCGGCGGTCCTCCGCCCAGTGCTCCTTGAGCTCGTCGGTGGACTTCCAGAAGCCCACCGCCAGCCCCGCCGCGTAGGCGGCGCCCAGCGCGGTGGTCTCGTTAACCTGAGGCCGCACCACCTTGGCCCCCAGTATGTCCGCCTGCATCTGCATGAGCAGGTCGTTCTTAACCGCCCCGCCGTCCACCTTCAGCTCCGCCAGGGACACGCCGGAGTCCTTGTTCATGGCCTCCACCACGTCCCGGGTCTGGTAGCATATGCTCTCAAGGGTGGCCCTTATTATGTGCTCCTTGCGGATGTACCTGGTGAGCCCCACGATGGCGCCCCGGGCGCTCATGTCCCAGTAGGGGGCGTAGAGCCCGGAGAAGGCGGGGACGAAGTATATGCCGCCGGAGTCCTCCACCTTGCGGGCGAAGTACTCGCTGTCCGGGGCCTCGTCGAACAGTCTCAGGTTGTCCCTCAGCCACTGAACCGCCGCACCGGTTATGGCTATGGAACCCTCCAGGGCGTAAACGCACTTGCCCTCCTCAAGGCTGTAGCCCGCGGTGGTGAGAAGCCCGTTCTTGGAGGGGGAGGGAGTCTCCCCTATGTTCATCAGCATGAAGCAGCCGGTGCCGTAGGTGTTCTTGGTGTCCCCCTTGCCGAAACAGGCCTGGCCGAAGAGGGCCGCCTGCTGGTCCCCAAGGTCCCCCGCCACGGGGATCTCCGCCCCGAAGGGACCGTCCTTACGGGTGTAACCGTACACGAAGCTGGAGGGCTTGATGGCGGGCATCATGGCAAGGGGCACGTCCAGGAACGACGCCATCTCCTCGCTCCACTTGAGGGTCTTTATGTCCATAAGAAGCGTCCTCGAGGCGTTGGACACGTCGGTGACGTGCACGCCACCGTCGGGCCCGCCGGTTAGGTTCCATATGAGCCAGGTGTCGATGTTGCCGAAGAGGATCTCCCCCTTGGCGGCCTTCTCCCTGGCGCCGGGCACGTGGTCTAAGATCCACTTTATCTTGGTGCCGGAGAAGTAGGGGCTGATGAGAAGGCCGGTTATGTCCTTAACCTTGCCCTCGCCGTTGGCCACCTGCTCCCAGCCGGGGGTCTTCTGCCACTCGGAACAGAACTCCTGGGTCCTCATGCACTGCCACACTATGGCGTTGTATATGGGCTTGCCGGTGGCCTTCTCCCACACCACGGTGGTCTCCCGCTGGTTGGTTATCCCTATGGAGGCTATCTCCTCGGGGTTTATCCCCCCTTTGTCCAAAGCGCCGCGGATGACGTCCTTGGTCCTGGACCATATCTCCAACGGATCGTGCTCCACCCAGCCGGGCTTGGGGTATATCTGAGCGTGCTCCATCTGATGGGAACAAACCGGAAGCCCCTTCTCGTCGAAGACCATGCACCTGGTGCTGGTAGTACCCTGATCGATGGCCACCACGTACTTCTTGGACAACCTCATCTCCCCCTTTTCTTAGGCTTACCTTCTCTCCTTCTCCAAATCCCTGGCCTCCCGGACCGTGCGCTCCACCTCCGCCAGGGAGGACCCCACGCTGGCCTGAACGGCCCCCATCATGGCCCCCTCCAGCACCGGACCGTCCGCTATGGCCACCCTTG is a window from the Thermanaerothrix sp. genome containing:
- the glpK gene encoding glycerol kinase GlpK, translating into MSKKYVVAIDQGTTSTRCMVFDEKGLPVCSHQMEHAQIYPKPGWVEHDPLEIWSRTKDVIRGALDKGGINPEEIASIGITNQRETTVVWEKATGKPIYNAIVWQCMRTQEFCSEWQKTPGWEQVANGEGKVKDITGLLISPYFSGTKIKWILDHVPGAREKAAKGEILFGNIDTWLIWNLTGGPDGGVHVTDVSNASRTLLMDIKTLKWSEEMASFLDVPLAMMPAIKPSSFVYGYTRKDGPFGAEIPVAGDLGDQQAALFGQACFGKGDTKNTYGTGCFMLMNIGETPSPSKNGLLTTAGYSLEEGKCVYALEGSIAITGAAVQWLRDNLRLFDEAPDSEYFARKVEDSGGIYFVPAFSGLYAPYWDMSARGAIVGLTRYIRKEHIIRATLESICYQTRDVVEAMNKDSGVSLAELKVDGGAVKNDLLMQMQADILGAKVVRPQVNETTALGAAYAAGLAVGFWKSTDELKEHWAEDRRFDPIMSDEKREHAYKGWKKAVSKAQAWIE